Proteins from a genomic interval of Zonotrichia albicollis isolate bZonAlb1 chromosome 18, bZonAlb1.hap1, whole genome shotgun sequence:
- the LOC102064992 gene encoding somatomedin-B and thrombospondin type-1 domain-containing protein isoform X4, which produces MPNHRCSQAGLCCLMHAALLITLVNCMKSLPCHGAEGRWSRRERALSPRPARGRCGRAELPPAQPSLLIQCRLERGRALVPRGSQAAGAMRGPLLWAGWLLAAGCLLGATGSCRHRCCPGRNNACWAPGARRARCYCDSYCQRTGDCCQDYPTSCRRAAVGCAVGPWGPWSGCSSPCGAGSRARSRQVTVPPRHGGDPCPDLKQRRGCLGQHPTCGTAQAALVPEVAKILPNSFSQDLRDPWRRAGMPPPEEPSGSCGYFRLTQVGLPCRGRAWSRRLQRDRQVCVECRGNLPHRRPHCTGHGLQGARTFWVAASVVGCQGSWVQEGLQEGCVCSPPALIFV; this is translated from the exons ATGCCCAATCACAGATGCTCCCAGGCAGGGTTGTGTTGTCTCATGCACGCTGCTTTATTAATAACCCTGGTTAATTGTATGAAGTCCTTGCCCTGCCATGGAGCCGAGGGGCGGTGGAGCAGAAGGGAACGGGCTTTGtccccccgcccagcccggGGGCGGTGCGGCAGGGCCGAGCTCCCACCCGCACAGCCCTCGCTCCTCATCCAGTGTCggctggagaggggcagagcCCTCGTCCCGCGGGGCTCGCAGGCTGCCGGTGCCATGCGGGGCCCGCTGCTCTGGGCGGGCTGGCTGCTGGCCGCCGGCTGCCTGCTGGGAGCCACGGGCAGCTGCCGGCAccgctgctgccccggcaggAACAACGCCTGCTGGGCCCCCGGCGCCCGCCGGGCTCGCTGCTACTGCGACTCGTACTGCCAGCGGACCGGAGACTGCTGCCAGGACTACCCCACCTCGTGCCGCCGTGCCG CGGTGGGCTGTGCCGTGGGGCCCTGGGGGCCGTGGAGCGGGTGCAGCTCCCCGTgcggagctggcagcagggcccgCAGCCGCCAGGTCACGGTGCCGCCCCGGCACGGCGGCGATCCCTGTCCGGACCTCAAGCAGCGCCGCGGCTGCCTGGGGCAGCACCCGACCTGCGGCACGGCCCAAG ctgctCTTGTGCCAGAGGTAGCCAAGATTCTCCCCAACTCCTTCAGCCAGGACTTGAGAGATCCCTGGCGAAGAGCTGGGATGCCACCGCCAGAGGAGCCCTCTGG ctcctgcgGCTATTTCCGCCTGACCCAGGTGGGGCTCCCGTGCCGCGGGCGCGCCTGGAGCCGCCGGCTGCAGCGGGACAGGCAGGTCTGTGTGGAATGCCGGGGGAATCTGCCCCACCGCCGTCCCCACTGCACCGGACACGGCCTGCAGGGAGCCAG GACATTTTGGGTGGCCGCTTCTGTGGTGGGGTGCCAGGGCTCATGGGTGCAGGAGGGCCTGCAGGAGGGCTGTGTCTGCTCCCCCCCGGCTCTCATCTTTGTGTAG
- the LOC102064992 gene encoding uncharacterized protein LOC102064992 isoform X2, with product MPNHRCSQAGLCCLMHAALLITLVNCMKSLPCHGAEGRWSRRERALSPRPARGRCGRAELPPAQPSLLIQCRLERGRALVPRGSQAAGAMRGPLLWAGWLLAAGCLLGATGSCRHRCCPGRNNACWAPGARRARCYCDSYCQRTGDCCQDYPTSCRRAAVGCAVGPWGPWSGCSSPCGAGSRARSRQVTVPPRHGGDPCPDLKQRRGCLGQHPTCGTAQEVAKILPNSFSQDLRDPWRRAGMPPPEEPSGYVWGRGPSVTPVPKAETPPAPPVLMASLHPQPLLFSLPQSTARLHPHTKPWPSARPTEPPSFPPSKPESLCTPQSHDPSHLPSRAPSATPKPTSSLYPNPSTTHPNLCPTSRPPFSLFPPPQLLRLFPPDPGGAPVPRARLEPPAAAGQAGLCGMPGESAPPPSPLHRTRPAGSQDILGGRFCGGVPGLMGAGGPAGGLCLLPPGSHLCVGKVCCSPLVPGPSVFH from the exons ATGCCCAATCACAGATGCTCCCAGGCAGGGTTGTGTTGTCTCATGCACGCTGCTTTATTAATAACCCTGGTTAATTGTATGAAGTCCTTGCCCTGCCATGGAGCCGAGGGGCGGTGGAGCAGAAGGGAACGGGCTTTGtccccccgcccagcccggGGGCGGTGCGGCAGGGCCGAGCTCCCACCCGCACAGCCCTCGCTCCTCATCCAGTGTCggctggagaggggcagagcCCTCGTCCCGCGGGGCTCGCAGGCTGCCGGTGCCATGCGGGGCCCGCTGCTCTGGGCGGGCTGGCTGCTGGCCGCCGGCTGCCTGCTGGGAGCCACGGGCAGCTGCCGGCAccgctgctgccccggcaggAACAACGCCTGCTGGGCCCCCGGCGCCCGCCGGGCTCGCTGCTACTGCGACTCGTACTGCCAGCGGACCGGAGACTGCTGCCAGGACTACCCCACCTCGTGCCGCCGTGCCG CGGTGGGCTGTGCCGTGGGGCCCTGGGGGCCGTGGAGCGGGTGCAGCTCCCCGTgcggagctggcagcagggcccgCAGCCGCCAGGTCACGGTGCCGCCCCGGCACGGCGGCGATCCCTGTCCGGACCTCAAGCAGCGCCGCGGCTGCCTGGGGCAGCACCCGACCTGCGGCACGGCCCAAG AGGTAGCCAAGATTCTCCCCAACTCCTTCAGCCAGGACTTGAGAGATCCCTGGCGAAGAGCTGGGATGCCACCGCCAGAGGAGCCCTCTGGGTACGTGTGGGGAAGGGGCCCCTCTGTAACCCCCGTCCCCAAAGCCGAGACCCCTCCTGCACCCCCTGTGCTCATGGCCTCTTTGCACCCCCAGCCATTGCTTTtctccctgccccaaagcacGGCCCGTTTGCACCCCCATACAAAACCATGGCCCTCTGCACGCCCCACAGAACCACCATCCTTCCCGCCCTCCAAACCCGAATCCCTCTGCACCCCCCAGAGCCATGACCCTTCCCACCTCCCCAGCCGTGCCCCCTCTGCCACTCCCAAACCCACATCCTCTTTATACCCCAATCCATCAACAACCCACCCCAATCTCTGCCCTACCTCCCGACCaccattttccctctttcctcctccccagctcctgcgGCTATTTCCGCCTGACCCAGGTGGGGCTCCCGTGCCGCGGGCGCGCCTGGAGCCGCCGGCTGCAGCGGGACAGGCAGGTCTGTGTGGAATGCCGGGGGAATCTGCCCCACCGCCGTCCCCACTGCACCGGACACGGCCTGCAGGGAGCCAG GACATTTTGGGTGGCCGCTTCTGTGGTGGGGTGCCAGGGCTCATGGGTGCAGGAGGGCCTGCAGGAGGGCTGTGTCTGCTCCCCCCCGGCTCTCATCTTTGTGTAGGGAAG GTTTGCTGTTCACCCTTGGTGCCAGGTCCCTctgttttccattaa
- the LOC102064992 gene encoding uncharacterized protein LOC102064992 isoform X1 has protein sequence MPNHRCSQAGLCCLMHAALLITLVNCMKSLPCHGAEGRWSRRERALSPRPARGRCGRAELPPAQPSLLIQCRLERGRALVPRGSQAAGAMRGPLLWAGWLLAAGCLLGATGSCRHRCCPGRNNACWAPGARRARCYCDSYCQRTGDCCQDYPTSCRRAAVGCAVGPWGPWSGCSSPCGAGSRARSRQVTVPPRHGGDPCPDLKQRRGCLGQHPTCGTAQAALVPEVAKILPNSFSQDLRDPWRRAGMPPPEEPSGYVWGRGPSVTPVPKAETPPAPPVLMASLHPQPLLFSLPQSTARLHPHTKPWPSARPTEPPSFPPSKPESLCTPQSHDPSHLPSRAPSATPKPTSSLYPNPSTTHPNLCPTSRPPFSLFPPPQLLRLFPPDPGGAPVPRARLEPPAAAGQAGLCGMPGESAPPPSPLHRTRPAGSQDILGGRFCGGVPGLMGAGGPAGGLCLLPPGSHLCVGKVCCSPLVPGPSVFH, from the exons ATGCCCAATCACAGATGCTCCCAGGCAGGGTTGTGTTGTCTCATGCACGCTGCTTTATTAATAACCCTGGTTAATTGTATGAAGTCCTTGCCCTGCCATGGAGCCGAGGGGCGGTGGAGCAGAAGGGAACGGGCTTTGtccccccgcccagcccggGGGCGGTGCGGCAGGGCCGAGCTCCCACCCGCACAGCCCTCGCTCCTCATCCAGTGTCggctggagaggggcagagcCCTCGTCCCGCGGGGCTCGCAGGCTGCCGGTGCCATGCGGGGCCCGCTGCTCTGGGCGGGCTGGCTGCTGGCCGCCGGCTGCCTGCTGGGAGCCACGGGCAGCTGCCGGCAccgctgctgccccggcaggAACAACGCCTGCTGGGCCCCCGGCGCCCGCCGGGCTCGCTGCTACTGCGACTCGTACTGCCAGCGGACCGGAGACTGCTGCCAGGACTACCCCACCTCGTGCCGCCGTGCCG CGGTGGGCTGTGCCGTGGGGCCCTGGGGGCCGTGGAGCGGGTGCAGCTCCCCGTgcggagctggcagcagggcccgCAGCCGCCAGGTCACGGTGCCGCCCCGGCACGGCGGCGATCCCTGTCCGGACCTCAAGCAGCGCCGCGGCTGCCTGGGGCAGCACCCGACCTGCGGCACGGCCCAAG ctgctCTTGTGCCAGAGGTAGCCAAGATTCTCCCCAACTCCTTCAGCCAGGACTTGAGAGATCCCTGGCGAAGAGCTGGGATGCCACCGCCAGAGGAGCCCTCTGGGTACGTGTGGGGAAGGGGCCCCTCTGTAACCCCCGTCCCCAAAGCCGAGACCCCTCCTGCACCCCCTGTGCTCATGGCCTCTTTGCACCCCCAGCCATTGCTTTtctccctgccccaaagcacGGCCCGTTTGCACCCCCATACAAAACCATGGCCCTCTGCACGCCCCACAGAACCACCATCCTTCCCGCCCTCCAAACCCGAATCCCTCTGCACCCCCCAGAGCCATGACCCTTCCCACCTCCCCAGCCGTGCCCCCTCTGCCACTCCCAAACCCACATCCTCTTTATACCCCAATCCATCAACAACCCACCCCAATCTCTGCCCTACCTCCCGACCaccattttccctctttcctcctccccagctcctgcgGCTATTTCCGCCTGACCCAGGTGGGGCTCCCGTGCCGCGGGCGCGCCTGGAGCCGCCGGCTGCAGCGGGACAGGCAGGTCTGTGTGGAATGCCGGGGGAATCTGCCCCACCGCCGTCCCCACTGCACCGGACACGGCCTGCAGGGAGCCAG GACATTTTGGGTGGCCGCTTCTGTGGTGGGGTGCCAGGGCTCATGGGTGCAGGAGGGCCTGCAGGAGGGCTGTGTCTGCTCCCCCCCGGCTCTCATCTTTGTGTAGGGAAG GTTTGCTGTTCACCCTTGGTGCCAGGTCCCTctgttttccattaa
- the LOC102064992 gene encoding uncharacterized protein LOC102064992 isoform X3, translated as MPNHRCSQAGLCCLMHAALLITLVNCMKSLPCHGAEGRWSRRERALSPRPARGRCGRAELPPAQPSLLIQCRLERGRALVPRGSQAAGAMRGPLLWAGWLLAAGCLLGATGSCRHRCCPGRNNACWAPGARRARCYCDSYCQRTGDCCQDYPTSCRRAAALVPEVAKILPNSFSQDLRDPWRRAGMPPPEEPSGYVWGRGPSVTPVPKAETPPAPPVLMASLHPQPLLFSLPQSTARLHPHTKPWPSARPTEPPSFPPSKPESLCTPQSHDPSHLPSRAPSATPKPTSSLYPNPSTTHPNLCPTSRPPFSLFPPPQLLRLFPPDPGGAPVPRARLEPPAAAGQAGLCGMPGESAPPPSPLHRTRPAGSQDILGGRFCGGVPGLMGAGGPAGGLCLLPPGSHLCVGKVCCSPLVPGPSVFH; from the exons ATGCCCAATCACAGATGCTCCCAGGCAGGGTTGTGTTGTCTCATGCACGCTGCTTTATTAATAACCCTGGTTAATTGTATGAAGTCCTTGCCCTGCCATGGAGCCGAGGGGCGGTGGAGCAGAAGGGAACGGGCTTTGtccccccgcccagcccggGGGCGGTGCGGCAGGGCCGAGCTCCCACCCGCACAGCCCTCGCTCCTCATCCAGTGTCggctggagaggggcagagcCCTCGTCCCGCGGGGCTCGCAGGCTGCCGGTGCCATGCGGGGCCCGCTGCTCTGGGCGGGCTGGCTGCTGGCCGCCGGCTGCCTGCTGGGAGCCACGGGCAGCTGCCGGCAccgctgctgccccggcaggAACAACGCCTGCTGGGCCCCCGGCGCCCGCCGGGCTCGCTGCTACTGCGACTCGTACTGCCAGCGGACCGGAGACTGCTGCCAGGACTACCCCACCTCGTGCCGCCGTGCCG ctgctCTTGTGCCAGAGGTAGCCAAGATTCTCCCCAACTCCTTCAGCCAGGACTTGAGAGATCCCTGGCGAAGAGCTGGGATGCCACCGCCAGAGGAGCCCTCTGGGTACGTGTGGGGAAGGGGCCCCTCTGTAACCCCCGTCCCCAAAGCCGAGACCCCTCCTGCACCCCCTGTGCTCATGGCCTCTTTGCACCCCCAGCCATTGCTTTtctccctgccccaaagcacGGCCCGTTTGCACCCCCATACAAAACCATGGCCCTCTGCACGCCCCACAGAACCACCATCCTTCCCGCCCTCCAAACCCGAATCCCTCTGCACCCCCCAGAGCCATGACCCTTCCCACCTCCCCAGCCGTGCCCCCTCTGCCACTCCCAAACCCACATCCTCTTTATACCCCAATCCATCAACAACCCACCCCAATCTCTGCCCTACCTCCCGACCaccattttccctctttcctcctccccagctcctgcgGCTATTTCCGCCTGACCCAGGTGGGGCTCCCGTGCCGCGGGCGCGCCTGGAGCCGCCGGCTGCAGCGGGACAGGCAGGTCTGTGTGGAATGCCGGGGGAATCTGCCCCACCGCCGTCCCCACTGCACCGGACACGGCCTGCAGGGAGCCAG GACATTTTGGGTGGCCGCTTCTGTGGTGGGGTGCCAGGGCTCATGGGTGCAGGAGGGCCTGCAGGAGGGCTGTGTCTGCTCCCCCCCGGCTCTCATCTTTGTGTAGGGAAG GTTTGCTGTTCACCCTTGGTGCCAGGTCCCTctgttttccattaa
- the LOC102064992 gene encoding somatomedin-B and thrombospondin type-1 domain-containing protein isoform X5, whose translation MPNHRCSQAGLCCLMHAALLITLVNCMKSLPCHGAEGRWSRRERALSPRPARGRCGRAELPPAQPSLLIQCRLERGRALVPRGSQAAGAMRGPLLWAGWLLAAGCLLGATGSCRHRCCPGRNNACWAPGARRARCYCDSYCQRTGDCCQDYPTSCRRAAVGCAVGPWGPWSGCSSPCGAGSRARSRQVTVPPRHGGDPCPDLKQRRGCLGQHPTCGTAQEVAKILPNSFSQDLRDPWRRAGMPPPEEPSGSCGYFRLTQVGLPCRGRAWSRRLQRDRQVCVECRGNLPHRRPHCTGHGLQGARTFWVAASVVGCQGSWVQEGLQEGCVCSPPALIFV comes from the exons ATGCCCAATCACAGATGCTCCCAGGCAGGGTTGTGTTGTCTCATGCACGCTGCTTTATTAATAACCCTGGTTAATTGTATGAAGTCCTTGCCCTGCCATGGAGCCGAGGGGCGGTGGAGCAGAAGGGAACGGGCTTTGtccccccgcccagcccggGGGCGGTGCGGCAGGGCCGAGCTCCCACCCGCACAGCCCTCGCTCCTCATCCAGTGTCggctggagaggggcagagcCCTCGTCCCGCGGGGCTCGCAGGCTGCCGGTGCCATGCGGGGCCCGCTGCTCTGGGCGGGCTGGCTGCTGGCCGCCGGCTGCCTGCTGGGAGCCACGGGCAGCTGCCGGCAccgctgctgccccggcaggAACAACGCCTGCTGGGCCCCCGGCGCCCGCCGGGCTCGCTGCTACTGCGACTCGTACTGCCAGCGGACCGGAGACTGCTGCCAGGACTACCCCACCTCGTGCCGCCGTGCCG CGGTGGGCTGTGCCGTGGGGCCCTGGGGGCCGTGGAGCGGGTGCAGCTCCCCGTgcggagctggcagcagggcccgCAGCCGCCAGGTCACGGTGCCGCCCCGGCACGGCGGCGATCCCTGTCCGGACCTCAAGCAGCGCCGCGGCTGCCTGGGGCAGCACCCGACCTGCGGCACGGCCCAAG AGGTAGCCAAGATTCTCCCCAACTCCTTCAGCCAGGACTTGAGAGATCCCTGGCGAAGAGCTGGGATGCCACCGCCAGAGGAGCCCTCTGG ctcctgcgGCTATTTCCGCCTGACCCAGGTGGGGCTCCCGTGCCGCGGGCGCGCCTGGAGCCGCCGGCTGCAGCGGGACAGGCAGGTCTGTGTGGAATGCCGGGGGAATCTGCCCCACCGCCGTCCCCACTGCACCGGACACGGCCTGCAGGGAGCCAG GACATTTTGGGTGGCCGCTTCTGTGGTGGGGTGCCAGGGCTCATGGGTGCAGGAGGGCCTGCAGGAGGGCTGTGTCTGCTCCCCCCCGGCTCTCATCTTTGTGTAG
- the LOC102064992 gene encoding uncharacterized protein LOC102064992 isoform X6, with amino-acid sequence MPNHRCSQAGLCCLMHAALLITLVNCMKSLPCHGAEGRWSRRERALSPRPARGRCGRAELPPAQPSLLIQCRLERGRALVPRGSQAAGAMRGPLLWAGWLLAAGCLLGATGSCRHRCCPGRNNACWAPGARRARCYCDSYCQRTGDCCQDYPTSCRRAAALVPEVAKILPNSFSQDLRDPWRRAGMPPPEEPSGSCGYFRLTQVGLPCRGRAWSRRLQRDRQVCVECRGNLPHRRPHCTGHGLQGARTFWVAASVVGCQGSWVQEGLQEGCVCSPPALIFV; translated from the exons ATGCCCAATCACAGATGCTCCCAGGCAGGGTTGTGTTGTCTCATGCACGCTGCTTTATTAATAACCCTGGTTAATTGTATGAAGTCCTTGCCCTGCCATGGAGCCGAGGGGCGGTGGAGCAGAAGGGAACGGGCTTTGtccccccgcccagcccggGGGCGGTGCGGCAGGGCCGAGCTCCCACCCGCACAGCCCTCGCTCCTCATCCAGTGTCggctggagaggggcagagcCCTCGTCCCGCGGGGCTCGCAGGCTGCCGGTGCCATGCGGGGCCCGCTGCTCTGGGCGGGCTGGCTGCTGGCCGCCGGCTGCCTGCTGGGAGCCACGGGCAGCTGCCGGCAccgctgctgccccggcaggAACAACGCCTGCTGGGCCCCCGGCGCCCGCCGGGCTCGCTGCTACTGCGACTCGTACTGCCAGCGGACCGGAGACTGCTGCCAGGACTACCCCACCTCGTGCCGCCGTGCCG ctgctCTTGTGCCAGAGGTAGCCAAGATTCTCCCCAACTCCTTCAGCCAGGACTTGAGAGATCCCTGGCGAAGAGCTGGGATGCCACCGCCAGAGGAGCCCTCTGG ctcctgcgGCTATTTCCGCCTGACCCAGGTGGGGCTCCCGTGCCGCGGGCGCGCCTGGAGCCGCCGGCTGCAGCGGGACAGGCAGGTCTGTGTGGAATGCCGGGGGAATCTGCCCCACCGCCGTCCCCACTGCACCGGACACGGCCTGCAGGGAGCCAG GACATTTTGGGTGGCCGCTTCTGTGGTGGGGTGCCAGGGCTCATGGGTGCAGGAGGGCCTGCAGGAGGGCTGTGTCTGCTCCCCCCCGGCTCTCATCTTTGTGTAG